One genomic segment of Campylobacter concisus includes these proteins:
- a CDS encoding MATE family efflux transporter — protein sequence MNLSMRKLVVPIFLDMFLHFITLIINTYMVTKVSVHLVGAMGAGNQVMDLFMTIFNFLSIGCSVVVAQALGAKKNDLASNVIHASITSNTLFGIFSAIVIYVFGYNILNLLNVPKELINDSFSYLHILGFALLFDGIGMVLAAVLRVYNLATAVMLTSVLMNVITILGNAISLFGWFNLPNLGLQGVALSTLVGRLVGIFVLAYMLSQKAKVKIYFKKLLVVPFEILKKILSIGLPSAGENLLWMAQYMVAFGFVASMGEASLSVQTIYFQITLLILLCGASISVANEVIVGHLVGASEFNEAYARTFRALRLGVFITLVVVLIAYALKHQIMDALNLNENLRAIMLPLFTLSIFLEAGRTFNIVIVNALRASGDAKFPLATGLIFMWGLSLPLGYFLGIYLGWGIIGVWIGFCADEWLRGLANTWRWRSKKWQSKRLV from the coding sequence ATGAACTTATCTATGAGAAAACTCGTAGTTCCGATATTTTTGGATATGTTTTTACACTTTATTACGCTCATCATCAACACCTACATGGTGACAAAAGTGAGTGTGCATCTAGTCGGTGCAATGGGTGCGGGCAATCAAGTGATGGATCTTTTTATGACCATTTTTAACTTCCTAAGCATTGGCTGTTCAGTTGTCGTCGCCCAAGCACTGGGAGCTAAAAAGAACGATCTTGCTTCAAACGTCATACACGCAAGTATCACGTCAAATACGCTCTTTGGTATCTTTTCGGCTATCGTTATCTACGTCTTTGGCTACAACATCTTAAATTTACTAAACGTGCCAAAAGAGCTTATAAATGATAGCTTCTCATATCTTCACATCCTTGGCTTTGCTCTACTTTTTGATGGTATCGGTATGGTGCTAGCTGCGGTGCTTCGTGTTTATAATCTAGCAACTGCTGTTATGCTAACTTCAGTTTTGATGAACGTAATTACAATTTTAGGCAATGCCATCTCCCTTTTTGGCTGGTTTAATCTACCAAATTTAGGCTTACAAGGAGTCGCTCTCTCGACACTTGTTGGCAGATTAGTAGGCATTTTTGTGCTAGCTTATATGCTAAGTCAAAAGGCAAAAGTTAAAATTTACTTTAAAAAGCTACTTGTCGTGCCATTTGAAATTTTAAAGAAAATTCTCTCAATCGGTCTTCCAAGCGCAGGCGAAAATTTACTATGGATGGCGCAATACATGGTCGCTTTTGGCTTTGTGGCAAGCATGGGCGAGGCTAGCCTAAGCGTGCAGACCATTTATTTTCAGATCACGCTTCTTATCTTGCTTTGTGGAGCGAGCATTAGCGTGGCAAACGAGGTCATTGTAGGACATTTAGTTGGAGCAAGCGAGTTTAACGAGGCCTATGCAAGGACATTTAGGGCGCTAAGACTCGGCGTTTTTATAACGCTTGTAGTCGTGCTTATAGCTTATGCACTAAAGCATCAAATCATGGACGCACTAAATTTAAACGAAAATTTACGTGCGATCATGTTGCCACTTTTTACACTTTCGATATTTCTTGAAGCAGGTAGAACCTTTAACATCGTCATCGTAAATGCCCTTCGCGCAAGTGGTGACGCGAAATTTCCTCTTGCGACTGGCCTTATCTTCATGTGGGGGCTTTCACTACCGCTTGGATATTTTTTAGGTATCTATCTTGGCTGGGGAATTATCGGCGTTTGGATAGGGTTTTGTGCTGATGAATGGCTAAGAGGCCTTGCAAATACATGGCGCTGGAGAAGCAAAAAATGGCAGTCAAAACGCCTAGTTTGA
- a CDS encoding M48 family metallopeptidase yields the protein MAVKTPSLRQKSVILDFYGLSVLINFKKNVRAMRLRVGKDAKITLSMPFYSTQKMALAFLESHKIWLENSHKKALANLPKDDEMKFLGEIYKIKFDESVKQPFFEDKFIITPNLKALDRFKKAKVKEIFLELISHFEPFIDRPINRIVIRNSKTRWGSCNHKKGYINLSLRLIEKPISAVRYVVLHELTHLLYPHHQSSFYKFIERIMPDYKEQERILRV from the coding sequence ATGGCAGTCAAAACGCCTAGTTTGAGGCAAAAAAGCGTAATCTTAGACTTTTATGGTCTAAGCGTCTTAATAAATTTTAAAAAAAATGTAAGAGCCATGCGCCTAAGAGTTGGCAAAGATGCTAAGATCACGCTTTCTATGCCATTTTACAGCACACAAAAGATGGCTTTGGCATTTTTAGAAAGTCATAAAATTTGGCTTGAAAATTCCCACAAAAAAGCACTTGCAAATTTGCCAAAAGATGATGAAATGAAATTTCTTGGAGAAATTTATAAGATAAAATTTGATGAGAGCGTGAAGCAACCATTTTTTGAAGACAAATTTATCATAACGCCAAATTTAAAGGCCCTTGATCGTTTTAAAAAAGCAAAGGTAAAAGAGATATTTTTGGAGCTCATAAGCCATTTTGAGCCTTTTATTGATAGGCCAATTAACCGCATCGTAATACGAAATAGCAAAACTCGCTGGGGTAGCTGCAATCACAAAAAAGGCTATATAAACTTAAGTCTAAGGCTCATCGAAAAACCCATCTCAGCCGTGCGCTACGTAGTACTTCATGAGCTTACACACCTACTCTATCCACATCATCAAAGCAGCTTTTATAAATTTATAGAACGTATCATGCCTGATTATAAAGAGCAAGAGAGAATTTTAAGAGTGTAA
- a CDS encoding tetratricopeptide repeat protein, protein MKKMIFISLVAACAFAGNFEDGLKAYGSSNFKEALTKFEAGCAENDAKSCVKTGAIYQLGKTATPDLDKALEYYNKACQSGEKEGCSAAGGIYLKSEPQKARELFNKACDKNDGYSCEMVGSILIEAKEFKKAYEFLVKGCELGDKMSCEFAGDLRRSKQL, encoded by the coding sequence ATGAAAAAAATGATTTTTATCTCGCTTGTAGCTGCTTGTGCTTTTGCAGGTAACTTTGAAGATGGACTAAAGGCATATGGGAGCTCGAATTTCAAAGAAGCTTTAACCAAATTTGAAGCAGGATGTGCAGAAAATGATGCAAAATCATGTGTAAAAACTGGCGCCATTTATCAGCTAGGCAAAACAGCAACACCAGATCTAGACAAGGCTTTGGAGTATTATAATAAAGCTTGCCAAAGCGGTGAAAAAGAGGGTTGCTCGGCAGCTGGCGGCATCTATCTAAAATCTGAACCACAAAAAGCAAGAGAGCTTTTTAACAAAGCTTGTGATAAGAATGATGGATATTCTTGCGAGATGGTAGGTTCTATCTTGATAGAAGCTAAAGAATTTAAAAAAGCTTATGAATTTTTAGTAAAAGGCTGCGAATTAGGCGATAAGATGTCTTGCGAATTTGCAGGAGATCTAAGACGCTCAAAACAACTATAA
- a CDS encoding TRAP transporter permease, translated as MNEVKDNEEQFVEVKTREINSNFYNYFIAIVCFSWSVFQLYIAYFPLNTNISRSIHLAFAVGLVFLLYPVTFHKKAHSSLPFYDLVFCVVGVVAVLYPAVYFYELADRTGDYITQDIVISFLAIIVLLEAGRRVMGPALPIICILFLIYDHFGPYMPDIIAHQGASFEKIAGHMFLTTEGIFGVPIGVSVSFIYLFVLFGSLLERAGAGQYFINLAFSLLGKYRGGPAKASVIASGLTGMVSGSSTANVVTVGTFTIPLMKKAGLSRTKAGAIEVAAGVNGQLMPPIMGAAAFIIAEFLGMTYTNVMMAAVIPAFACYLSLFFIVHLESVKLGLKGINQSEFHSRFKIFVSGLHYITPILILLYTLLIAKESAIAAAFNAIGFLFLIMIFQEPVKKLASGEKVGINDVLIGFEDIFWAMVAAAKSMTTIAIATALAGIIVGSISLTGLGQVLSDLVELLAGDNIVMILLLTAMMSLILGMGLPTTANYIVVSSLVAPVILFLAHKNGFLIPAIAVHLFVFYFGILADDTPPVGIAAYAAAGIAKANPITVGVQGFFYDLRTAILPFAFFFNNKLMLIESVNEGDPLDSKGIVWMSNPLEILLVFGMAIVGMFAFSSLLQGYYVTKLRIWERILLIPVVPLALVPNICVKFNLIPNEYTAYIVAAVLYGFVFMTQWGIKDKPLDQIKII; from the coding sequence ATGAACGAAGTCAAAGACAACGAAGAACAATTTGTCGAAGTAAAAACAAGGGAGATAAATAGCAATTTTTACAACTATTTCATTGCGATCGTATGCTTTTCCTGGTCAGTTTTTCAGCTTTATATAGCTTATTTTCCGCTAAATACCAACATTTCGCGCTCAATTCACCTAGCCTTTGCGGTGGGTCTTGTATTTTTGCTTTATCCAGTCACTTTTCATAAAAAGGCACATTCTAGTTTGCCATTTTACGATCTAGTTTTTTGCGTGGTAGGCGTTGTTGCTGTGCTTTATCCAGCGGTTTATTTTTATGAGCTAGCTGATAGGACAGGGGACTACATTACACAAGATATTGTCATATCGTTTCTAGCGATCATTGTCTTGCTTGAGGCTGGTAGGCGCGTAATGGGACCAGCACTTCCAATTATTTGTATATTATTTTTGATATATGATCACTTTGGTCCTTATATGCCAGACATCATCGCTCATCAAGGTGCCAGCTTTGAAAAGATCGCAGGTCATATGTTTTTAACGACAGAGGGCATCTTTGGTGTGCCTATCGGAGTTAGCGTTAGTTTTATCTATCTTTTTGTTCTTTTTGGCTCATTGCTTGAGAGGGCAGGTGCTGGGCAATATTTCATAAATTTAGCTTTCTCTCTTCTTGGAAAATATAGAGGCGGTCCGGCTAAGGCCTCGGTCATCGCAAGTGGCCTAACAGGCATGGTTTCAGGAAGCTCCACAGCAAATGTTGTAACAGTTGGTACATTTACCATACCACTTATGAAAAAAGCCGGTCTTTCACGCACAAAAGCTGGAGCCATCGAGGTAGCAGCTGGCGTAAATGGCCAGCTTATGCCTCCGATTATGGGCGCAGCTGCTTTTATTATCGCTGAGTTTTTAGGCATGACATATACAAATGTCATGATGGCAGCGGTAATTCCGGCTTTTGCTTGCTATTTGTCACTATTTTTTATCGTTCATTTAGAGAGCGTGAAGCTTGGCTTAAAAGGTATAAATCAAAGCGAGTTTCACTCAAGATTTAAAATTTTTGTAAGCGGACTTCACTATATAACTCCGATTTTGATTTTGCTTTATACGCTATTAATCGCAAAAGAGTCAGCCATCGCTGCAGCATTTAATGCGATTGGATTTTTATTTTTAATAATGATCTTTCAAGAGCCAGTTAAAAAACTAGCAAGTGGCGAAAAAGTTGGAATAAATGATGTGTTAATAGGCTTTGAAGATATATTTTGGGCGATGGTTGCAGCCGCAAAAAGTATGACAACGATCGCTATAGCAACCGCACTTGCAGGTATCATCGTGGGCTCTATCTCTTTAACTGGCCTTGGCCAAGTACTTTCAGATTTAGTTGAGCTACTTGCTGGTGATAATATAGTTATGATATTGCTTCTTACTGCGATGATGTCACTTATACTAGGAATGGGCCTTCCAACGACTGCAAACTACATCGTAGTTTCAAGTCTTGTGGCACCTGTCATTTTATTTTTGGCGCACAAAAATGGCTTTTTGATCCCAGCCATTGCTGTGCATCTTTTTGTATTTTACTTTGGAATTTTAGCTGATGACACGCCGCCAGTTGGCATCGCAGCTTATGCAGCAGCTGGTATCGCCAAAGCAAATCCTATAACCGTTGGCGTTCAAGGATTCTTTTATGATCTAAGAACGGCGATCTTGCCATTTGCCTTTTTCTTTAACAATAAACTTATGCTAATAGAAAGCGTAAATGAGGGCGACCCGCTTGATTCAAAAGGAATAGTCTGGATGAGCAATCCACTTGAAATTTTACTTGTCTTTGGTATGGCGATCGTGGGAATGTTTGCATTTTCAAGCTTACTTCAAGGCTACTATGTCACAAAGCTTAGAATTTGGGAGCGTATTCTTTTGATCCCTGTTGTGCCACTAGCTCTTGTACCAAATATATGTGTGAAATTTAATCTTATACCAAACGAATACACTGCTTATATCGTAGCTGCTGTACTTTATGGATTTGTTTTTATGACTCAATGGGGCATTAAAGACAAACCACTTGATCAAATAAAAATAATCTAA
- a CDS encoding TAXI family TRAP transporter solute-binding subunit yields the protein MKTTSLALAGLLLATTLSAKEFISIGTGGMTGTYYPIGGAICRLANKNTNVKCSVQSTGGSVYNVNNVLKKELTFGFVQSDVVYDKYNGTGKFDGAKDENLRSVVAIYPELLAFVVAKDSGLTSDLASFAGKKYNVGNPGSGNEVSTLEVFKAKGFDVSKLGYRGVLTVGECPHALKDKKIDGYSFVVGHPTANITDAATSLPIDILNIEGSEIDNLLKEKPYFAKGVIPKGSYDGVDHDVNTIGVKAVLVTNKDTKDEAVKAVIKAILDNFDEYKTLHPALKSVNKEDLVQGLSAPLHPAAEAAFKEAGILK from the coding sequence ATGAAAACTACTTCTTTGGCACTTGCTGGCTTGCTTTTAGCAACAACTCTTTCAGCAAAAGAATTTATCAGTATCGGTACTGGCGGCATGACAGGCACTTATTATCCGATAGGTGGAGCGATTTGCCGTTTAGCAAACAAAAATACTAATGTAAAATGCTCAGTCCAATCAACTGGCGGCTCAGTCTATAACGTGAATAACGTCCTCAAAAAAGAGCTTACATTTGGCTTTGTTCAAAGTGACGTTGTCTATGATAAATATAACGGCACTGGCAAATTTGACGGAGCGAAAGATGAAAATTTACGTTCAGTAGTTGCTATCTATCCAGAGCTTCTTGCATTTGTTGTAGCAAAAGATAGCGGTCTAACAAGCGATCTTGCTTCATTTGCAGGCAAAAAATACAACGTCGGAAACCCAGGCAGTGGCAACGAAGTGAGCACGCTTGAAGTCTTTAAAGCAAAAGGCTTTGACGTTTCAAAACTAGGATACCGCGGCGTTTTAACAGTTGGCGAATGCCCACACGCACTAAAAGATAAAAAGATAGACGGATACAGCTTTGTCGTCGGCCACCCAACTGCAAACATCACTGATGCTGCGACATCTTTGCCGATTGATATCCTAAATATCGAAGGCAGCGAGATCGATAATCTTCTTAAAGAGAAGCCATACTTCGCAAAAGGTGTGATCCCAAAAGGCTCGTATGACGGCGTTGATCACGATGTAAATACTATCGGTGTAAAAGCTGTTTTGGTAACTAATAAAGATACAAAAGATGAGGCTGTAAAAGCTGTGATAAAAGCTATTTTAGATAATTTTGATGAGTACAAAACTCTTCACCCAGCGCTAAAATCAGTAAACAAAGAAGATCTTGTTCAAGGTCTTTCAGCTCCGCTTCACCCAGCTGCAGAGGCTGCATTTAAAGAGGCTGGCATCTTAAAATAA
- a CDS encoding phosphate ABC transporter substrate-binding protein yields the protein MKKSLMLAASMLLLSLNFASGADEKTQVSFSGSSTLAPVIAKISTDFIEKYETWDKVDSSLPNKNITIFVSAGGSGAGVKAVLNHVADFGMLARDIKDSEKAKIKDMKAYTLGIDALCVAVNPENEVIKLKGGNLNKDEIVKIFSGEYKKWSDLDKSLPNDEIVVVTRDLGGGAHEVFQKKIMKDVKVSKNVIQSPSMGALVSKIIENKNAIGYASFGITNQNKGKLIPLNVDGVEPTVKNIVDGKYYISRPLIIVKSGDLSKSEQIFVDVLNSAEGQKTIEKMGFIPVK from the coding sequence ATGAAAAAATCACTTATGTTGGCTGCTTCTATGCTACTTTTATCTTTAAATTTCGCTTCTGGCGCGGATGAAAAAACGCAAGTTAGCTTTAGTGGCTCATCTACTCTAGCTCCAGTCATTGCTAAAATTTCAACCGACTTTATTGAAAAATACGAGACTTGGGATAAAGTAGATAGCTCTTTGCCAAATAAAAATATCACTATTTTTGTCTCAGCTGGTGGCTCAGGTGCTGGCGTAAAAGCCGTGCTTAATCATGTCGCTGACTTTGGTATGCTAGCTCGCGATATAAAAGATAGCGAAAAAGCAAAGATAAAGGATATGAAAGCCTATACGCTTGGCATAGACGCACTTTGCGTGGCTGTAAACCCAGAAAATGAGGTGATAAAGCTAAAGGGTGGAAATTTAAACAAAGATGAGATCGTCAAAATTTTCTCAGGCGAGTACAAAAAGTGGAGCGACCTTGACAAGTCCCTACCAAATGACGAAATAGTCGTAGTTACAAGAGATCTTGGCGGCGGTGCTCACGAGGTATTTCAAAAAAAGATCATGAAAGATGTCAAAGTTAGTAAAAACGTCATCCAATCACCTTCCATGGGCGCGCTTGTATCAAAGATCATCGAAAATAAAAACGCTATTGGCTACGCTTCTTTTGGTATCACAAACCAAAACAAAGGCAAGCTAATACCACTAAACGTTGACGGTGTGGAGCCAACTGTTAAAAACATAGTTGATGGCAAATACTACATCTCTCGTCCACTCATCATCGTAAAAAGTGGCGATCTAAGCAAGAGTGAGCAAATTTTTGTTGATGTGTTAAATTCAGCCGAAGGTCAAAAGACTATCGAAAAAATGGGATTTATACCAGTAAAATAG
- the pstC gene encoding phosphate ABC transporter permease subunit PstC, which translates to MTGQIFKGAIYLFTLLSAMLLLLLVGFLLINSTSFFAEVSLFDFLLNSDWNVSTEPFSFGLFNILVANFVVAFLACIFSFFVSLGVTIFICFFASAWLRHVLDWMIRILAGIPSIIYGFFALYTVVKILESGLKMSAGESVLAASLILSVMILPFFTSHLLQSVGLLKQNFKTNSDALGVSTGYFIRKVIFRKSIKASISGFILAFSRAAGETMAVMMVIGNTPLFPHLLSKAQTIPSLIALEMGMSEAGSLHYHALIASGFVLLVFIFLLNIFIFKFKKNNERF; encoded by the coding sequence ATGACGGGGCAAATTTTTAAAGGCGCGATATATCTTTTTACACTTTTATCCGCCATGCTTTTGCTTTTGCTTGTGGGATTTTTACTGATAAATTCCACGAGTTTCTTTGCAGAAGTAAGCCTCTTTGACTTTTTACTAAATAGCGACTGGAACGTTAGCACAGAGCCTTTTAGCTTTGGGCTGTTTAACATCCTAGTCGCAAATTTTGTAGTTGCGTTTTTAGCTTGCATATTTTCATTTTTTGTCTCGCTTGGCGTTACTATTTTTATCTGCTTTTTTGCGAGCGCCTGGCTTAGGCACGTGCTAGACTGGATGATACGGATACTAGCTGGCATACCATCTATCATATATGGATTTTTTGCGCTTTACACAGTTGTAAAAATTTTAGAGTCAGGGCTAAAAATGTCCGCTGGCGAGTCAGTCTTGGCAGCTAGCCTCATCCTTAGCGTCATGATACTGCCCTTTTTTACCTCGCACTTGCTCCAAAGCGTGGGTCTGCTAAAGCAAAATTTCAAAACAAACTCAGACGCGCTTGGCGTAAGCACTGGATATTTTATAAGAAAAGTCATTTTTAGAAAATCCATAAAAGCTAGCATTTCAGGCTTTATACTCGCATTTTCAAGAGCAGCTGGCGAGACTATGGCTGTGATGATGGTCATAGGCAACACCCCGCTTTTTCCGCACCTGCTCTCAAAAGCTCAGACCATACCATCTCTAATAGCCCTTGAAATGGGCATGAGCGAGGCTGGTAGCTTGCACTATCACGCCCTAATAGCAAGCGGATTTGTCCTACTTGTTTTTATATTTTTGCTAAATATTTTTATCTTTAAATTTAAGAAAAACAATGAACGCTTTTAA
- a CDS encoding PstA family ABC transporter permease, which translates to MNAFKDFIVKFYAYLCVFIVIAVIFWIFYFIFANGISQINLDFLTKNPQGLNLGESGGIKDAIIGSFLLMILSMIFSALLGVSCAIYRQIYCTSSTIKLGLKFIIQTMASIPSILLGMFVYGLFIVSLDIPKSLLTASITLALMVFPFVEVSTEKVISQIDEKMLRDSFALGVDKNFMARKLVLPTIRKNIISILILAGSYAIGATAPLLLTGVVFMAKAEGLLSPVMALPFHLHMLLSQSVATQNAYATALVLIFILIILHLLSAVVLFDIGEKIARYFKHKRS; encoded by the coding sequence ATGAACGCTTTTAAAGATTTTATAGTCAAATTTTATGCTTATCTTTGCGTATTTATAGTGATTGCGGTGATATTTTGGATATTTTATTTCATCTTTGCAAATGGCATCTCTCAGATAAATTTAGACTTTCTAACCAAAAATCCGCAAGGTTTAAATTTAGGTGAGAGTGGCGGCATAAAAGACGCTATCATAGGCTCATTTTTGCTGATGATACTATCCATGATATTTTCTGCACTACTTGGTGTTAGCTGCGCCATTTATAGGCAAATTTACTGCACCTCTAGCACGATAAAGCTTGGGCTTAAATTTATCATCCAAACGATGGCCTCCATACCCTCTATATTGCTTGGGATGTTTGTTTATGGGCTTTTTATCGTTAGTCTTGATATCCCAAAGAGCCTGCTAACAGCTAGCATTACGCTTGCTTTGATGGTCTTTCCATTTGTTGAAGTTAGCACAGAAAAGGTGATCTCGCAGATAGATGAAAAGATGTTAAGAGATAGCTTCGCGCTTGGCGTTGATAAAAATTTCATGGCTAGAAAGCTTGTTTTGCCAACTATTAGAAAAAATATCATATCGATCTTGATACTTGCTGGCAGCTACGCCATAGGGGCAACTGCGCCACTACTTTTAACAGGGGTTGTCTTCATGGCAAAGGCCGAAGGCCTACTCTCGCCGGTCATGGCACTACCTTTTCACCTGCATATGCTCCTAAGCCAGTCAGTCGCAACGCAAAATGCCTACGCCACGGCGCTCGTACTCATTTTTATACTGATCATTTTGCACCTGCTTTCAGCCGTAGTTTTATTTGATATAGGAGAGAAAATTGCCAGATATTTTAAACATAAAAGATCTTAG
- a CDS encoding phosphate ABC transporter ATP-binding protein: MPDILNIKDLSIFYQDNEILKDLNLNIAQNEIICLMGSSGCGKSTFLSALNGFLEQKGGRYSGEILFKGENIKDKGEIWLRRNLAILFQDATLFPFSVERNLTYAMEFYEGSIKDKQKRVEELLKSVNLLGEISYLDMPASKLSGGQKQRLCIARMLTTKPEVLILDEPCSSLDMKNVLIVEELLRSLSQRYTIIITTHNEEQAKRLGGRIVRIVDKKFTF, translated from the coding sequence TTGCCAGATATTTTAAACATAAAAGATCTTAGTATTTTTTATCAAGATAATGAAATTTTAAAAGATCTAAATTTAAACATCGCTCAAAACGAGATCATCTGTCTAATGGGCAGCTCAGGATGTGGCAAATCGACATTTCTATCAGCGCTAAATGGCTTTTTGGAGCAAAAGGGCGGCAGATATAGCGGAGAGATATTATTTAAAGGCGAAAATATCAAAGATAAGGGCGAAATTTGGCTAAGACGAAACCTAGCCATACTCTTTCAAGACGCCACGCTCTTTCCTTTTAGCGTCGAGAGAAATTTGACCTATGCGATGGAATTTTATGAGGGTAGTATAAAAGATAAGCAAAAAAGAGTAGAAGAGCTCTTAAAAAGCGTAAATTTACTAGGTGAAATAAGCTACCTAGATATGCCAGCTAGCAAGCTCTCTGGCGGTCAAAAGCAAAGACTTTGCATCGCAAGGATGCTAACCACAAAGCCTGAAGTGCTCATTCTTGATGAGCCTTGCTCGTCGCTTGATATGAAAAATGTCTTAATCGTAGAGGAGCTTTTAAGAAGCTTATCGCAAAGATACACTATCATCATCACCACGCACAATGAAGAGCAGGCAAAAAGGCTTGGCGGCAGGATAGTTCGCATCGTAGATAAGAAATTTACATTTTAA
- a CDS encoding carbon-nitrogen hydrolase, which translates to MKVALLQQEFKGTKEATIAKTLELIAEAKKGGADLVVCQELHQTQYFCQSEDTKFFDHANDWQEDVAFWGRVAKENGVVLVTSLFEKRADGLYHNTAFVFERDGSVAGKYRKMHIPDDPGFYEKFYFTPGDIGFEPVETSLGKLGVLVCWDQWYPEAARLMALKGAKILIYPTAIGWFEGDSDDEKSRQLEAWVAVQRGHSVANGLPVVAVNRVGFEKDDSGVMDGIKFWGNSFVFGPQGEQLFRANSTDELCKIVEIDMKRSEEVRRIWPFLRDRRIDAYANITKRFID; encoded by the coding sequence ATGAAAGTAGCACTACTTCAACAAGAATTTAAAGGAACAAAAGAGGCAACCATCGCAAAGACGCTTGAGCTAATCGCCGAGGCAAAAAAAGGTGGCGCTGATCTAGTTGTCTGCCAAGAGCTGCACCAGACGCAATACTTTTGCCAAAGCGAGGATACAAAATTCTTTGATCACGCAAACGACTGGCAAGAGGATGTCGCTTTTTGGGGTAGGGTAGCAAAAGAAAATGGCGTGGTTTTAGTCACTTCACTCTTTGAAAAGAGGGCTGACGGACTTTATCACAACACCGCCTTTGTCTTTGAGCGTGACGGCAGCGTGGCTGGCAAATACCGAAAAATGCACATCCCTGATGATCCTGGATTTTACGAGAAATTTTACTTCACGCCTGGTGACATTGGCTTTGAGCCAGTTGAAACTAGCCTTGGCAAGCTTGGCGTTTTGGTCTGTTGGGATCAGTGGTATCCAGAGGCAGCAAGGCTGATGGCGCTAAAAGGGGCGAAAATTCTCATCTATCCAACGGCTATTGGCTGGTTTGAAGGCGATAGTGATGATGAAAAGTCAAGACAGCTTGAAGCGTGGGTGGCGGTGCAAAGAGGTCACAGTGTGGCAAATGGCCTGCCAGTTGTTGCAGTAAATCGTGTGGGCTTTGAAAAAGATGATAGCGGCGTGATGGATGGGATAAAATTTTGGGGAAATAGTTTTGTTTTTGGGCCACAAGGCGAGCAGCTTTTCCGTGCAAATAGCACAGATGAGCTTTGCAAGATCGTTGAAATAGATATGAAAAGAAGTGAAGAAGTGCGAAGAATTTGGCCATTTTTAAGAGACCGCAGGATCGATGCCTACGCAAATATCACAAAGAGGTTTATCGACTAA
- a CDS encoding cation diffusion facilitator family transporter, giving the protein MSSPFDYEFNRINKQECTQGENKAVIVAGACAFLLALVKFTAGLFSGSVAVLGSAIDSMLDFIVSLLNLFALRKSRKQADERFNFGYTKLEALAALFECVIIVAASGYIFYESIKKFSEPNLEIDLGLSLGVMVFSVVVTLCLVLFLNQISKKSGNLIIKADALHYKIDLFSNLAVIISLLIIKFSGFVMIDAIFGIVISGYIAQSAINLGKDAFGVLLDHAASPEVTAEIIKMIKAKQRISDFHYLNTRQSANTIFLTLHLVFDKDISLYDAHEVADSLEAEIREKFKEFSWQITTHLDPYNDKEGR; this is encoded by the coding sequence TTGTCAAGTCCGTTTGATTATGAGTTTAACCGCATAAATAAGCAGGAGTGCACGCAGGGCGAAAATAAGGCTGTTATCGTAGCTGGAGCTTGTGCCTTTTTGCTCGCACTTGTGAAATTTACAGCTGGGCTTTTTAGCGGCTCGGTCGCTGTGCTTGGCTCGGCGATTGACTCGATGCTTGATTTTATAGTCTCGCTTTTAAATTTATTTGCGCTTAGAAAGTCAAGAAAGCAAGCTGATGAGAGATTTAACTTTGGCTACACAAAGCTAGAGGCCTTGGCAGCGCTATTTGAGTGCGTCATTATCGTGGCTGCTTCTGGATATATTTTTTATGAGAGTATTAAAAAATTTAGCGAGCCAAATTTAGAGATAGACCTTGGTTTAAGCCTTGGTGTGATGGTGTTTTCGGTCGTAGTAACGCTATGTTTGGTGCTATTTTTAAACCAAATTTCTAAAAAAAGTGGAAACCTTATCATAAAAGCAGACGCGCTGCACTATAAGATCGACCTTTTTAGCAACCTTGCTGTCATTATTTCTCTTCTTATCATTAAATTTAGCGGATTTGTGATGATAGATGCGATCTTTGGCATCGTGATAAGCGGCTACATCGCTCAAAGCGCTATAAATTTAGGTAAAGACGCCTTTGGTGTCTTGCTAGATCATGCTGCAAGCCCTGAGGTCACAGCTGAGATCATCAAGATGATAAAGGCAAAGCAGAGGATTTCAGACTTTCACTACCTAAACACGAGACAGAGCGCAAATACCATATTTTTAACGCTGCATTTAGTTTTTGACAAAGATATCTCGCTTTACGACGCGCACGAGGTGGCCGACTCGCTTGAAGCCGAGATAAGAGAGAAATTTAAGGAATTTTCGTGGCAGATAACCACGCATTTAGACCCATACAACGACAAAGAAGGGAGATGA